A portion of the Zymoseptoria tritici IPO323 chromosome 8, whole genome shotgun sequence genome contains these proteins:
- the DAC gene encoding deacylase-like protein (Deacylase, similar to. Also similar to succinylglutamate desuccinylase / Aspartoacylase. flavoprotein; iron-sulfur protein. It conatins AstE_AspA Domain and Zn_pep domain. Negatively charged.Theoretical pI: 4.28 Secreted (according to PSortII and SignalP) small (372aa) protein.. ...) codes for MKLPSQSTFALVAFAAFSYAKTIYTGDTLQGYPVIASLDINDVPANQISRFWLSPASGQGGLPYFLPIFVARGSEESLETGRKFSLSASIHGDELNPVAVVQKVFARLNETVASGDFNGTVIGLPTQNPNGNLMNQRYFYTSSSNGFLTDLNRNFPGMSIAEGGSLPMSYTAAIWNNIWGNTSNVDIAVDLHTLSTGSIGPLWVYADYALEGVQRIAELAQPDMIKIDPGQSGTIETSFVERGIPAITMEIGPANNWNGTLISRAVDFVFRLMDDLQMTTGETPTPDLSNTYIANNFSDVTVSHSGWVELDVTTMYDVTEGQVVGRVYNSWGDVLETLTSAVDGRVLTALVDPAVEAGAGVLTIGYNATNEG; via the exons ATGAAGCTTCCATCACAGTCTACATTCGCCCTGGTCGCGTTTGCGGCATTCAGCTATGCTAAGACGATCTACACCGGAGACACGCTTCAAGGCTATCCGGTCATTGCCTCTCTGGACATCAACGATGTGCCCGCGAACCAAATCTCCCGATTCTGGCTATCGCCCGCGTCCGGTCAAGGCGGATTGCCATACTTTCTCCCCATCTTCGTGGCTCGCGGATCGGAAGAGTCACTCGAGACTGGTCGGAAGTTCTCACTCTCTGCCTCGATTCACGGCGACGAGCTGAATCCTGTGGCGGTGGTGCAGAAAGTATTCGCCAGGCTCAACGAGACGGTGGCATCGGGAGACTTCAATGGCACAGTCATTGGACTGCCTACGCAGAATCCTAACGGCAACCTTATGAATCAGCGATACTTCTATACGAGCTCATCTAATGGCTTCCTCACGGATCTTAATCGGAACTTTCCTGGGATGAGCATTGCCGAAGGAGGCAGCCTACCCATGTCGTATACTGCTGCTATATGGAACAATATCTGGGGCAATACGTCGAACGTGGACATTGCAGTTGACCTCC ACACTCTATCAACAGGCTCAATTGGCCCTCTCTGGGTCTACGCCGACTACGCATTAGAAGGCGTGCAGAGAATCGCCGAGCTCGCCCAGCCAGACATGATCAAAATCGACCCTGGCCAAAGTGGCACCATCGAGACCTCCTTCGTCGAAAGAGGGATCCCAGCCATCACAATGGAGATCGGACCAGCAAATAACTGGAACGGAACGCTCATCTCAAGAGCTGTCGACTTTGTCTTTCGCCTGATGGACGATTTGCAAATGACCACTGGCGAGACTCCGACTCCTGATCTTTCCAACACTTACATCGCCAACAACTTCTCGGATGTGACGGTATCGCACTCTGGCTGGGTTGAACTGGATGTGACTACCATGTACGATGTGACTGAAGGTCAGGTCGTGGGGCGAGTCTACAATTCCTGGGGTGATGTGCTGGAGACATTGACTTCTGCTGTTGATGGAAGAGTCTTGACTGCGTTGGTTGATCCAGCTGTCGAGGCTGGTGCGGGAGTGCTTACGATTGGTTATAATGCCACGAACGAGGGTTGA